The nucleotide sequence gcaaaaaaaatgattcgtgagtgctaaaagatatactgtgatctactatggtctcataagatagaaaaaCCGTGTTATCttcaactttatttaaaattaaactcggtatccttcatatgaaatattgttttcgacatttattaatcctttttggtatattaaaacatttgtatttagtgtggtaaatcttatttgggagtaagagtgcgtcTTTAAAACAATCGTTGTTTCTTGTGTTAATTTCACAAAAGATAGCCAAATACATGACGATATAGAAATCATAAGCGCTTTACAATCACTATCCGAAAATGTTGTAAGCTGCAATAATGATGAAGACAAAAATGATAATCTCAGTGAAATTTATGCATTAATAGATCATGTAtgtagtttaaacttatttattttacaaagattgtgaaaaaagttattCAAACGTTCTATCTATCACTCGCATTGGCACGAAATtacgtgagagtgtggtcttgtgttgtgtgggaaaccggagtacccggaggaaacctactttccagcttggtgaccacaaaccaaactcgcATGCGCCCAAGCTGAGAATCGAACTGGGTTGCCTCGGTGAGAAGCTAGTGCGAATACCACTGCGGTAACCGGACAACCGATTATGTATATTCacctttgtttaaaaattgtccAACATAAAGGGAAGATAATAGTAATAACACTAATCATGAAAATTAGTTTAAGACTGATGTTAAACAAGCagaaatatttgttgttgttgttgttgttttctgaatattaaaaaaatcagaccTAAATAGATCAAATATAGCTaggtttaaatataaaagtgtGTGTacgaaaaaaaatactgataagAAATGTCTGACCTAGCAtgcttgaaaaaaacaaattaaagaatGCTGGAGTGTATTCGGAAATGTTGAAGAGTTTACGCAACGTGATCATTAACAGAAAGCATATGCCAAGCTCTGATTGTTTTACTGTTCTTTTCAAAGCAAATAGCGATCCAGAGACACATGTTTATCAACCAGATACTGTTGacgtattttaatttaatgagaTATATGTGAACTGGGACTTTTCAGTATGTAACCTGAGCTTAATCAAGGGATATTGCTAATTGATATTGTTAAGGCATGTTAACCTGGACGTTCAGGAGGTCTTGATTGtatcattaacatttttacCATGCTCCTAATGTACTTGAATATTTACATGAGTTGTTTAATAAACTGTTTGTTATAGGATATATTCCAGATATTTGGACTGAATGTTATTTTGTACCAATCTTTTAAAAGCGAAATAGGGAAGACCTTAGTTAGCTGGAAACTATAGGAGAACCACACTGGGAAAACAGTTTCCAAGATTATAAATGAAAGACTTACATGATGGACAaagcattattaaatatatcttgAATTTTAGGCTGCTTTTAAGACAGAAAAATAGTTTTgtcgatattttttttgttgtcCATTAACTTAACAACATACGTCAAACGCGAATGCTTTTATAGATTTTACAAAGGCGTTCGATTATATGAATTAAACAGTCGCATTCTTATGAGCCTACAAAATTAGGACTGGGAGGTAAAGCAATTTTTGTAATGTtagtatacataaataatgtatgtatacaCACATTAGAGTTAAAAGCGATGATTATGTTAGTGATGACTTCAGTAGTTACTAAGGTGTAAGGCATTTCTATTTGCTATGTACCTATTACTTGGATTAAGAAATGTTAATCATGAtggcattattatttttgttaaaactttatcttaatttatatgcagatgatacatttacatttacatttttttccgaAACAGAAAAGTGACTGCAAGATTGTTTAGATATTCTGGAAGAAAAGGTAAACGTCAGCAATACTAAAATAATGATGTTCATAAAGGATATAATATATACggcaatgttttcaataataatgaaacaaatgaaattgttaataaatttaattatttgggATATGTGTTAACTACAGGTGAAGCATTTAACACTGCCTTTGAAAGTAAAGAAAGCGATTTAAGAAAGAAGCCttcttttgttaaattgttcaatttccAAGTCATTGATTAGATTTATTCGATACACTTGGTGACCCAGTATTATGTAATGGTTGTGAAGTCTGGGGACATTCGAATGCACCATTCTTAGCGagattatatcaaatatttcataagcAATTACTTGGTGTTTAATTTCAGAcgattatttgtttgtttatgtctaATTTGGCAAGATGACATGTGGAAATAACATTATTAGATACCGGACTTAAATCATTTGTAGATCACATATAAAGTATGCTGAATTTGTTTATCATATTATGTTAAACGACTCAGAAATATATCCAAATAAACCATCTTGGGCAATGcattttagaaatatgtttgaaCAATTCAGATTTTACGATGCATGGGTTTTTAgactgtttgtttttatatcatgtGGTACAAAGAATAAGTGAATAATTTTAGCACAATTGGAATGCAGATATATAAAAATCATGAAGAACATTAAACTATAtactgtattttaatttttaaccttttttaaataGTGTTAACACAGAAAAGATTAGAATCTCATTAACAAAAGTACGTGTATCTGCACATAGTCTTTGTATAGAAACAAGTAAATGCTTCAAATCTAGATCTAGTCCTATTAATGAaggatttatttcttaattctCAACACGTTGACTCCACCTTATATGTGAATTtgaattttacaaacaactaaGACAAccatttatgactatatattACCGTACATACGCTAATGCTTGgaagttgaaataaagaattttGTCACAAAGCATTCGTAACAAGGGActttctattatataattagttatatttttatatgtatgtttgaatatatatactTGTGTTCGTTCGTATATTTAAAGCAGTTGTTTTGTcccaattattaaaatttaaagttttgCAATATAATCTCTCTTTTTCAGACATGGGTTCCATTCACAATATAAGATTAGATTCAAAAGTCAAATTCAAAAGATGCATACAAAATTCAAGTAAATGTAAAACTAATTCCCTCATCTACACTACTTGAACACATGTTTGCAATTGCCGACTTATGTTTGAGAGTGTCTGTGAAAATTTATACCTTTAGTGTTAAAGTGTCTATAAATCAATCACTTGAAGGTAGATGATTCAATATCTGGCAAGAGTCACAAGGAAACGAATCtttcacatataaaacaacacctGGTGTTTGCATCGAATTAAAATTCCAATGAAGTTTGTATATCTTATTGTACTCATTTTTGTGGACATTAAAACATTCCAATAGTTTGGGAAATTCTGTAACAACTATATTATGTTGTTTAacaagtaaatcttcaaaaattATGCAGttcaattaattaaaagtaaacttaaaACTTATTCACATCGGATTTATAAATAACCATTTGACTAATAATATAAGAACTTTCTTTCAGAACTAATAGAACTATTTCAACTGTTAGAAAACGATTAACATTGGAACTGTTTTAACTGTTAACATATACAAAAGCAGTATTGTCTGTTTCAAGATCACTGGAATGTCCCCATATAGCATCTaacatggccgctcgtgtaagataggttcaacACAACTCTCGCACAGGGACTTCTTCGTCTGCGCGTTCTTCGGAAACCTCCGTAAACCTCATTTTGGCAAAATCACCTACGCTCTGCCATGGCTGATAATCTTACACAATCAGTCCTGGCTCATggtgtccccccccccccctcgagTTAagcaaaatatagtaaaaagtAGTTTTTTCGTTGGAACTCTTGTGTGCAAAGTGGAAAAAAGTAGTCCCATAccggtacttgttttatctatGCCCGTGGGCAAAATATGGGTCTCCAGCATGACCTAATATTTGGATCTAGAGTGGGATATACGACTGTACACTGGGTGAGGAATTACGATACCTAAAGGGGTTATCACATGGGTCTCTACGGGTCAAAATCGATCTGAACTGGCCAGTAAGTGACGATAACTACTAAATAACCTTTCTGTCAGGAAagctatgaaaatatttctaagcATATACAatactatgctattttctgctttaAAACTTGTGAAATcttttagatatatttgtattttaatgatgcaatccttcgCAAAGAATTCAAGTTGatggaattttgtagaacgatgcaacgctgaaattttggcgaatgattaaatcattaaaatacaagcacatctaaaatattttactcgTGTAGAGGCAGATATTGGCAAAGTCTTTTATAGGCTTATaaagattttcatatattttctgtcGAAATGTTATTAAGTACTTAACGTCACTTAcctgtttgtttacatcagttgtgacccgtggtgaccctttaagtcacgtgattcctcaccctggtACAATACGTGTTAACAGCAGGCGAAGCAATGTACATCGTAATTATCATtcatacatttaattatttcaactCTTTTATAGTTGCCTGATACAACCAGTAATATACTTTAAACAagattgttaaattaaatttcttttttccaGGAAATGTATGGACATACAGAGGCTCAGTAGGTAAGAGTcatttgatatatataacaAGAGCATTATATGAAGAAACAACAACATGGGGAAAAATTGGCAAGGGACTATCTCCCTTGAAAccaataaatacatttctactgaatgttttgataacaaagAAGTTGAACAACCTAATTGTGCAACACGCACGTCCTTTTTAAACACCTGGTCGGTTGTATCTGCAGGTCCGGCCCACTGGCACCTGGACTACCCACACTGCGGCGGTGTGAAACAGTCGCCCATCGACATTCAGACGGGCGAAGTGGTGGTGGACCCTACCCACCTGGCACCTATTGTCTTCTCCGGCTACGACAAATTTTCCAGCATTAACTATACGCTCGGGAACAACGGACACACAGGTACGCTCCCTACTCCATCCCAATGTTATACATGCGGGGAACAACGGACACGCAGGTACGCTCCCTACCCCATCCTAATGTTATACATGCGGGGAACAACGGACACACAGGTACGTCCCCCAATGTTATACATGCGGGGAACAACGGACACGCAGGTACGTCCCCTACTCCATCCCAATGTTATACATGCGGGGAACAACGGACACGCAGGTACGCCCCCTACTCCATCCCAATGTTATACATGCGGGGAAAAACGGACACGCAGGTACGCCCCCTACTCCCTCCCAATGTTATACATGCGGGGAACAACGGACACACAGGTACGCCCCCTACTCCATCCCAATGTTATACATGCGGGGAAAAACGGACACACAGGTACGCCCCTTACTCCATCCCAATGTTATACATGTGGGGAACAACGGACACGCAGGTACGCTCCCTACCCCATCCTAATGTTATACATGCGGGGAACAACGGACACACAGGTACGTCCCCCAATGTTATACATGCGGGGAACAACGGACACACAGGTACGCTTACTTCTCCATCCCAATGTTATACATGCGGGGAACAACGGACACACAGGTACGTCCCCTACCCCATCCCTATGTTATACATGCGGTGAACAACGGACACACAGGTACGCTCCCTACTCCATCCCAATGTTATAAATGCGGGGAACAACGGACACACATGTACGCCCCCTACTCCATCCAAATGTTATACATGCGCGGACCAACGGACACGCATGTACGCCCCCTACTCCATCCCAATGTTATACATGCGGGGAACAACGGACACACAGGTACGCCCCCTACTCCATCCCAATTTTATACATGCGGGGAACAACGGACACACAGGTAAGCCACCTACTCCATCCCAATGTTATACATGCGGGGAACAACGGACACACAGGTACGCTCCCTACTCCATCCCAATGTTATACATGCGGGGAACAACGGACACACAGGTACGCTCCCAACTCCATCCCAATGTTATACATGCGGGGGACAACGGACACACAGGTACGCTCCCTACCCCATCCCAATGTTATACATGCGGGGAACAACGGACACACAGGTACGCCCCGTACTGCATCCTAATGTTATACATGCGGGGAACAACGGACACACAGGTACGCTCCCTATTCCATCCCAATGTTATACATGCGAGAAACAATGGACACACAGGTACGCCCCCTACTCAATCCTAATGTTATACTTGCGGGGAACAACGGACACACAGGTACGCTACATACTCCATCCAAATGTTATACATGCGGGGAACAACGGACAAGCAGGTACGCTCCCAACTCCATCCCAATGTTATACTTGCGGGGAACAACGGACACACGGGTACGCTACCTACTCCATCCAAATGTTATACATGCGGGGAACAACGGACACACAGTTATGCTACCTACTCCATTCAAATGTTATTCATGCGGGGAATAACGGACAAGCAGGTACGCTCCCTAACCCATCCCAATGTTATACATGCGGGGAACAACGGACACACAGGTACGCTCCCTACTCCATCCCAATGTTATACATGCGGGGAACAACGGACACACAGGTACGCTCCTTACTCCATCCGAATGTTATACATGCGGGAAACAAAGGACACACAGGTACGCTTCCTACTCCATCCCAATAGTATACATGCGTGGAACCACGGATACGCAGGTGCGCTCCCTACTCTATCCCAATGTTATACATGCAAGGAACACCAGTCACACAGGTACGCTCACTACTCAATCCCAATGTTATACATGCGGGAAACAACGGACACACAGGTACGCTCTCTACTCCATCCCAATGTTATACATGCGGGGAACAACGGACACACAGGTACGCTCCCTACTTATCCCAATGTTATACATGCGGGAAACAACGGACACACAGGTACGCCCCCTACTCCATCCCAATGTCATACATGCGGGGAACATCAGACACACAGGTACGCTCCCTACTCTATCCCAATGTTATACATGCGGGGAACAACGGACACACAGGTACGCCCCCTACTCCATCCCAATGTTATACATTCGGGGAACAACGGACACACAGGTACGCTCCCTACTCTATCCCATTGTTATTCATGCGGAGAACAACGGACACACAGGTACGCTCCCTTCTCCATCCCAATGTTATACACGCGGGGAACAACGGACACACAGGTACGCCTCCTACTCCATCCCAATTTGATATATGCGGGGAAGAACGGACACACAGGTTCGCCTCCTACTCCATCCCAATTTGATACATGCGGGGAAGAACGGACACATGGGTACGCTGCCTACTCCGTCCCAATGTTATACATAAACGTTTATCCTAATCTATAACTAAGTACACTACATGAATTTCGAGACATGCTTCTATCTGTTTTAATAACATACCAACCATATTGTTAATGTATCAAAATTGTAacgttaaaattaacaacaacatgCTTAAATAAATCACGACAACAAACGGCTGAGTCATcagcatttcttttaaaaaatagccaattaattaaaatttcgaGCTCCCTCCTCATTTTTATCCAAAAAATGTCTTCAGTGGGAAATTTTCTTTGCCCAAGTTGTACCGGCCTTGTTTAAAATGAGCTCATATCCGGTTAAGCATTAGTTTTTCTGATATATTGTGTCTTTGTGTATTATAGTACAGGTGGACCTGAACGATCAGAAAATGTTGATCAGCGAGGGCGGCATGGGAGCCACTTACATCGCCGAGCAGTTCCACTTTCATTGGGGTGCCGCAGACACGCGCGGCTCCGAGCACTCTGTCAACGGCCGCCACTATCCCATGGAGGTACGCAACAGCTCGGCCGTGTCATGTTATGACACAAGCACGTTGAGTTGACCTTTTAAGTACATTtagatataataattatataatttccGTACCAATCTGTACAGTAcattttttagccaaaatattGACTTTTATTGTTACAGATGCACATAGTCCACTATAACCGGAAGTACGGGAACCTGGCGACCGCCATGAGTCGCGAGGACGGCCTCGCAGTGCTGGGCTTTTTCTTCGAGGTGATGAAACAAGTTGTTATAcactaaatatttcaattaatatgtCTGAACTACATTGAGATGAATGGACTGGAGTGTTTTGACTCTCTGCAGCTCGTCTTCGGGCAGGCTTTTCCAGGCCGCCCGAGGCTTCTCAATGCTTTAAACGTGAAATATTGTGTCACAATGTATTAATGAGCACATGCTGTTTAGTAACGACAACCAGGCTATCACCTGCACGCTGCCGGGCTGCTAACTTTAATCTGCCCGGCTGTCTTGATGCTAACTTCAATGcttcaaacaacaacaacaacaacaacaacaacaacaacaacaacaacaatatcaaaacaacaacaacaacaacaacaacaacaactaccaccgcaaccaccaccgccaccaccactaccactaccactacctctACCTCTACCGCTGCCGCTGCCGctgccactaccactaccactaccactaccactactactactactactactactactactactacgattATAACAGTACATTTGAAAGAGTATACATATTGAGACATGATAACAGTATTTTACACAAGTATTAAACATAGCATTTTCATTTGGCACcttaaaaacaaacagttctagaattaattttgtatatttcacaCATGTATAAGCACCACATATTCACagtgatataaacataaaatgaaccAATCtgtcaaatacaaataataatttgacatgGACTAATATATAAGtgcaacatatttaaaactacgCCTGGGCACGAGTATGAAAATTTGGTCGGTGACAAACAAGCTGGACTCGAGGGCACTCCCAACAACAACACAAGTTAATGAAGTTAATTTCTGTGGATACATGTGCTGTTTCAAGTTTTGAATAATTGTacagtttaaaatgtattttttcatgtGCATTTTTAGATTGGAAGATATAACGCACACTTTAACGAAATAATTCAACACTTCAAAGATATAAAATACAGAGGTAAGACTTGTACATTGATTATATTAGACAATTAACAAATGtgaaattggaaaaaaacgGAAGGAAGCAATGAATGCAACCGATCTCTGAATAAAGCATACTATTTGTTTCTTAAGTTGTAGCTTAGttcaaaatgttgataatcCTCAACTTATTCTCAACTTATCTCAACATATCATCAACTTATCTCAACGTATCTTCAACTTGTCCTCAACGTATTTTCAACTTATCCTCAACTTGTCTCAACTAATCCTCAACTTATCTCAACTTATCCTCAACTTATCCTCAGCTTGTCCTCAACTTATCTCAACGTATCCTCAACTTATCTCAACTTATCCTCAACTTATCCTCAACTCATCCTCAACTTTTATCAACTTATCCTCAACTTATCTCAACTTATCTCAACGTATCCTCAACTTATCTCAACGTATCCTCAACTTGTCCTCATCTTGTCCTCAGCGTATCCTCAACTTATCTCAACGTATTCTCAACTTATCCTCAACTTATCTCAAAGTATCTTCCATTTGTCCTCAACTTGTCCTTAACTTGTCCTCAACGTATCCTCAACTTATCCTCAACTTATCCTCAACTTATCTCAACGTATCCTCAACTTATCTCAACTTATCCTCAACTTATCCCCAACTCATCCTCAACTTATCTCAACTTATCCTCAACTTATCTCAACTTATCTTAACGTATCCTCGACTTATCTCAACGTATCCTCAACTTGTCCTTAACTTGTCCTCAGCGTATCTCAACGTATCCTCAACTTATCCTCAACTTATCCTCAACTTATCTCAACTTATCTCATATCACAAAGTGTGCAGAGTATGAATTGGATATATATGAATTAACTTTTAAAGACTGTTAGATATTGCACCATTACTTGCCTGTATTTAGCGTTGATAAGCCTTGATAAagctttttaaaatgattataatgtTATACAGACCAGCACGTGCCGATTGAATCGATCCCTCTGATTGAGCTGATCCCGGCGCGCCTGTCCAACTACTTCCGGTACCAGGGATCTCTGACCACTCCTCCGTGCTACGAGAGCGTCACATGGACACTCTTCAACGAAACCATAGAGATTGCCGAAGAACAGGTCTGCATCCTGCTATCAAAATAAgcgattgtttagaactttatAAGAAGTACTGCACATTATACAAAGTTATACAaaattgaaagttaacaaagatgacgttaacaacgctGTTTCTAATGATTAATCCcgtaaattgataaaatattctgCTACCTTTATTTGCCGGATTCTTTTTGGGTCAAATATTTCCCTCGTGTTAAATCTTGTTGGACGTAGCATTTTATGTAACCTTCAAATTCAAATCCTGTCTCCTGACaaacttaattattatttttcttgctAACAGCTGGAGAAATTCCGGAAAACGATTTTCGAGAATACCGAGTCCGGGGACGGGATATCCATGGACATATCGGATGACTTCCGGCCCGTGCAGTGCCTGCACCAACGTCGCGTGTACGCCAGCCACCGATCACTCCACTACGACACAGGCCCGGTCGCTGCCGCCTTCCAGGATAACGAACGTTCTGCCGCTAACGTCGTTACAAGCGTTGCATCGATTGTTCTATTCATTATGGCGTTAATGAACATTGGtctgtaaaaatatatgtaatgtttcCAAGAAGAGAGTCAGAAATTCGTTAACGTACATGGTGATATTTCCAAAACTATCCATCTCCGACAACTATACCGCAATAATAAGAGCGATTGGCCTAACACGTTgttcattctgtaaatataatgtttatcttCATATGCATGAATATGTAGCATGATCAATTTTAGTACACATATGTGATTACGTATTGTGATATGTGACAATAATGTTAGTACCAGACCAGACACTTACAGAATCATATATGTTGATGTTGACATCTTTGTTCTTAGAATTATAAGAATTAAGATTTCTAGAGCAACtgtttataaagtatttaattgttttgaaatgcaaCCATATCTTAACCAAGTCAACATTCAGAAGCATAGAATAACACTTACAAAGTTACGTTCTACTTCGCATTGGCTTGGTATTGAGAGTGGTCGATGGAGAAACGTgccatgtcatctaactattacttaatgTGTGACAAGAAGCCCATCTCTGGTTTTAATTCTTGTGT is from Mya arenaria isolate MELC-2E11 chromosome 9, ASM2691426v1 and encodes:
- the LOC128203045 gene encoding carbonic anhydrase 2-like produces the protein MVILGFVFCILATQISVVSGSAGNVWTYRGSVGPAHWHLDYPHCGGVKQSPIDIQTGEVVVDPTHLAPIVFSGYDKFSSINYTLGNNGHTVQVDLNDQKMLISEGGMGATYIAEQFHFHWGAADTRGSEHSVNGRHYPMEMHIVHYNRKYGNLATAMSREDGLAVLGFFFEIGRYNAHFNEIIQHFKDIKYRDQHVPIESIPLIELIPARLSNYFRYQGSLTTPPCYESVTWTLFNETIEIAEEQLEKFRKTIFENTESGDGISMDISDDFRPVQCLHQRRVYASHRSLHYDTGPVAAAFQDNERSAANVVTSVASIVLFIMALMNIGL